In Colias croceus chromosome 8, ilColCroc2.1, a genomic segment contains:
- the LOC123694028 gene encoding uncharacterized protein LOC123694028 isoform X1 yields the protein MGKRKRSDSYFHEDLWKKLKKLERRLKKCEGRTDRDRESSSGTPPPSPVECTEDWTVEDIPEELLLALGKEGEEENIVGGEIQQQLTERWTNIIHQGLGKEARENLTTKHPSPTNFMAAVPPVLTEAIAAAMNEASKRQDKRIVFCQALIGKTMLALGKALTCVLKGNINTKEIVVQLNDSAKFAAEVLQAQAPADNPETNIADTRGTCQ from the exons ATGGGGAAAAGAAAAAGATCAGATTCCTATTTCCATGAAGATTTGtggaagaaattaaaaaaactggaAAGAAGATTGAAGAAATGTGAAGGCAGAACTGATAGAGACAGAGAGTCAAGTTCAGGGACTCCTCCTCCTTCTCCGGTTGAATGTACTGAAGACTGGacag tcGAAGATATCCCAGAGGAGCTTCTGTTAGCCCTGGGCAAGGAAGGTGAGGAGGAAAACATTGTTGGCGGGGAGATACAGCAGCAGCTGACAGAACGGTGGACAAACATCATTCATCAGGGACTTGGAAAAGAGGCCAGagaaaatttaacaacaaaaCACCCCTCACCAACAAATTTTATGGCAGCTGTACCGCCTGTCTTGACTGAAGCGATAGCAGCTGCTATGAATGAAGCCAGTAAGAGGCAAGACAAACGAATAGTTTTCTGTCAGGCGTTAATAGGTAAAACGATGTTGGCATTAGGTAAGGCACTTACCTGTGTTCTTAAGGGCAATATTAATACTAAAGAAATTGTCGTGCAGCTAAACGACTCTGCTAAATTTGCCGCAGAAGTACTTCAAGCCCAAGCTCCAGCCGACAACCCCGAGACAAATATCGCCGATACTAGAGGTACATGCCAgtaa
- the LOC123694028 gene encoding uncharacterized protein LOC123694028 isoform X2, translating into MGKRKRSDSYFHEDLWKKLKKLERRLKKCEGRTDRDRESSSGTPPPSPVECTEDWTVEDIPEELLLALGKEGEEENIVGGEIQQQLTERWTNIIHQGLGKEARENLTTKHPSPTNFMAAVPPVLTEAIAAAMNEASKRQDKRIVFCQALIAKRLC; encoded by the exons ATGGGGAAAAGAAAAAGATCAGATTCCTATTTCCATGAAGATTTGtggaagaaattaaaaaaactggaAAGAAGATTGAAGAAATGTGAAGGCAGAACTGATAGAGACAGAGAGTCAAGTTCAGGGACTCCTCCTCCTTCTCCGGTTGAATGTACTGAAGACTGGacag tcGAAGATATCCCAGAGGAGCTTCTGTTAGCCCTGGGCAAGGAAGGTGAGGAGGAAAACATTGTTGGCGGGGAGATACAGCAGCAGCTGACAGAACGGTGGACAAACATCATTCATCAGGGACTTGGAAAAGAGGCCAGagaaaatttaacaacaaaaCACCCCTCACCAACAAATTTTATGGCAGCTGTACCGCCTGTCTTGACTGAAGCGATAGCAGCTGCTATGAATGAAGCCAGTAAGAGGCAAGACAAACGAATAGTTTTCTGTCAGGCGTTAATAG CTAAACGACTCTGCTAA